One window of Desulfarculus baarsii DSM 2075 genomic DNA carries:
- a CDS encoding PaaI family thioesterase, whose amino-acid sequence MGMNGMDMLRAVEDGQLKPPPIFALMGITMSRCGDGWAELELEVGGRHHNSMGMAHGGVVATLGDAVMGTALITTLREGELFTTLELHTNYIRPARDGKLSAKGQVVRRGRSTAYCEAEIKDAQGRLVAKLSSACLIQQGQWS is encoded by the coding sequence ATGGGCATGAACGGCATGGACATGTTGCGGGCGGTGGAGGATGGCCAGCTCAAGCCGCCGCCGATTTTCGCGCTGATGGGCATCACCATGAGCCGCTGCGGCGACGGCTGGGCCGAGTTGGAGCTGGAGGTCGGCGGCCGACATCACAACTCCATGGGCATGGCCCACGGCGGGGTCGTGGCCACCTTGGGCGACGCGGTGATGGGCACGGCGCTGATCACCACCCTGCGCGAGGGCGAACTGTTCACCACGCTGGAATTGCACACCAATTACATTCGCCCGGCCAGGGACGGCAAACTCTCGGCCAAGGGCCAGGTGGTGCGTCGCGGCCGCTCCACGGCCTATTGCGAGGCCGAGATCAAGGACGCCCAGGGCCGGCTGGTGGCCAAACTGAGCAGCGCCTGCCTGATCCAGCAGGGCCAATGGTCGTGA
- a CDS encoding hybrid sensor histidine kinase/response regulator, producing the protein MNDSAEKAVRVLVVDDEPAILAAFGEVLRPKTASAEGAAQRMRDLERTLFGDGESETGPLVELTALNQAEPAVEAVAQAVAQGRPFAVAFVDVRMPPGPDGVWAVKEMRARDQALEIVVMTAYSDVPPGRIAQMAPPPSKLLYMQKPFHAHELRQLVASLSDKWRSQRELERTQRELERRVEERTAQLAQANASLREEIERRRANQAELARSEQNLRLILDCLPVGLMITDSAGKVLRVNAAALKLSGHAHENDLLGRHCREIIAEHEQSPWPPSAEPGPSQPCESTLMRLSGEGLPVLVSAIALKLDGQDVLLQAIADLSERKNWERALNESEARYRQLVEFAPAGIYEFDFSASRFLSVNEVMLEYTGYDRDEFLALRPEKLLTPESLRDYLGQQKQLLAGDISSQTNEYQFYTKSGRTMWALVNANFVFDGQGRLVGRVVANDITARKQAEQDKVLMESRIRQAQKMEALGSLAGGVAHDFNNILNAVIGFTELTLRELGEQETPKAYLKHVLQAGRRASELVRQILTFSRGGEPEKKPIHVAIVVKEVLKLLRASLPAGIEIKQNIQNADELVLADPSQIHQVMMNLCANAAQAMGESGLLTVELRKVTLGRPLELDMASLPPGPYVQLVVADNGPGVEPAHIGRIFEPYFSTKSASGGTGLGLAVVHGIVKGLDGAIDVKSAPGAGCQFRVFLPIPGLAADDDQETPNHLPMGHETILLVDDEPELVRLGLGVLEVLGYRVESATDPEEALRMFLAEPARYDLLLTDQTMPKMTGLELIERVRARRGGLPVVLCTGYGEQVARILAQRGENVRLAQKPVLMAELAQAVRLALDETGPERREQ; encoded by the coding sequence ATGAACGATAGCGCCGAGAAAGCCGTCCGCGTTTTGGTGGTCGATGACGAGCCGGCGATCCTGGCGGCTTTTGGCGAGGTGCTGCGCCCCAAAACCGCCTCCGCCGAGGGCGCGGCCCAGCGCATGCGCGACCTGGAGCGGACGCTGTTTGGCGACGGCGAAAGCGAGACTGGCCCGTTGGTGGAGCTGACGGCGCTGAACCAGGCCGAGCCAGCGGTGGAGGCCGTGGCCCAGGCCGTGGCCCAGGGTCGGCCGTTCGCGGTGGCTTTTGTCGATGTGCGCATGCCGCCGGGGCCCGACGGCGTCTGGGCGGTCAAGGAGATGCGCGCCCGCGATCAGGCCCTGGAGATCGTGGTCATGACCGCCTACTCCGACGTGCCGCCCGGCCGTATCGCCCAGATGGCCCCGCCGCCGTCCAAGTTGCTCTATATGCAAAAGCCCTTTCACGCCCACGAACTGCGCCAGTTGGTGGCCTCGCTGTCCGACAAGTGGCGCTCCCAGCGCGAACTGGAGCGGACGCAACGCGAGTTGGAGCGCCGCGTCGAAGAGCGCACGGCTCAACTGGCCCAGGCCAACGCCAGCTTGCGGGAGGAAATCGAACGCCGCAGGGCCAACCAGGCCGAGTTGGCCCGCTCGGAGCAAAATCTGCGTCTGATCCTGGACTGCCTGCCGGTTGGCCTGATGATCACCGACAGCGCGGGCAAGGTGTTGCGGGTCAACGCGGCCGCCCTGAAGCTGAGCGGCCATGCCCACGAAAACGACCTGCTGGGCCGCCACTGCCGCGAGATCATTGCCGAGCACGAGCAAAGTCCGTGGCCGCCTTCGGCCGAACCAGGGCCGTCGCAACCGTGCGAGTCAACGCTGATGCGCCTTTCGGGCGAGGGCCTGCCGGTGCTGGTCAGCGCCATCGCCCTGAAGCTCGATGGCCAGGACGTTCTGCTACAGGCCATCGCCGATCTGTCCGAGCGCAAAAACTGGGAACGCGCCCTCAACGAAAGCGAGGCCCGCTACCGCCAGTTGGTCGAATTCGCGCCGGCGGGCATCTACGAATTCGACTTTTCGGCCTCACGGTTTCTGAGCGTCAACGAGGTCATGCTCGAATACACCGGTTACGACCGTGACGAATTCCTGGCCCTTCGCCCCGAAAAGCTGCTGACGCCCGAGAGTCTCAGGGATTATCTGGGACAGCAGAAACAACTGCTGGCCGGCGACATCTCCAGCCAGACCAACGAGTATCAGTTTTACACCAAGTCCGGCCGCACCATGTGGGCCCTGGTCAACGCCAACTTTGTTTTTGATGGCCAGGGGCGCCTGGTGGGGCGGGTGGTGGCCAACGACATCACCGCGCGCAAGCAGGCCGAGCAAGACAAGGTTCTCATGGAAAGCCGCATCCGCCAGGCGCAAAAGATGGAGGCCCTGGGCAGCCTGGCCGGTGGCGTGGCCCATGACTTCAACAACATCCTCAACGCCGTCATCGGTTTCACCGAGTTGACCTTGCGCGAGCTGGGCGAACAGGAGACGCCCAAGGCCTATCTGAAGCACGTCTTGCAGGCCGGCCGGCGGGCCAGTGAGCTGGTGCGCCAGATCCTCACCTTCAGCCGCGGCGGCGAGCCCGAGAAAAAGCCCATCCACGTCGCCATCGTCGTCAAGGAGGTGCTCAAACTCCTGCGCGCCTCGTTGCCGGCCGGCATCGAGATAAAGCAGAACATCCAGAACGCCGACGAACTGGTCTTGGCCGATCCCAGCCAGATTCATCAGGTGATGATGAACCTGTGCGCCAACGCCGCCCAGGCCATGGGCGAAAGCGGCCTGTTGACGGTGGAGCTGCGCAAGGTCACCCTCGGTCGGCCGTTGGAACTGGACATGGCCAGCCTGCCGCCGGGGCCCTACGTGCAGCTTGTCGTGGCCGACAACGGCCCTGGCGTCGAGCCGGCCCACATCGGGCGCATTTTCGAGCCTTACTTCAGCACGAAAAGCGCCTCCGGCGGCACCGGTTTGGGCCTGGCCGTGGTTCATGGCATCGTCAAGGGGCTTGACGGGGCCATCGACGTGAAGAGCGCGCCCGGCGCGGGGTGCCAGTTCAGGGTGTTTCTGCCCATTCCCGGCCTGGCCGCCGACGACGACCAGGAAACGCCCAATCATTTGCCCATGGGCCACGAGACGATCCTTTTGGTCGACGACGAACCGGAGCTGGTCCGCCTGGGCCTGGGCGTGCTGGAGGTGTTGGGCTATCGTGTGGAGAGCGCCACCGACCCCGAGGAGGCCCTGCGCATGTTTTTGGCGGAACCGGCCCGTTACGACCTGCTGCTCACCGACCAGACCATGCCCAAGATGACCGGCCTGGAGCTGATCGAGCGCGTCAGGGCCAGGCGCGGCGGCCTGCCGGTGGTGTTGTGCACCGGCTATGGCGAGCAAGTGGCGCGCATCCTGGCCCAGCGCGGCGAAAACGTGCGTCTGGCCCAAAAACCCGTGTTGATGGCCGAACTGGCCCAGGCCGTGCGTCTGGCCCTGGACGAAACAGGGCCGGAGCGCCGCGAACAGTGA
- a CDS encoding TadE/TadG family type IV pilus assembly protein, producing MRPFRRLAADGRGSVAVEFALFLPVFLLVIFSIIELGAAWYQKQMLVNASREGARLGALFSTSGGLTAQEVQERVNQYLSDSGFPSQAVVQAVGVDGASGDPVTVNVSADYEFPVLSAFIGAVPGTISLSATTVMRHE from the coding sequence ATGAGGCCTTTTCGCCGACTGGCGGCCGACGGACGCGGCTCGGTGGCCGTGGAGTTCGCCCTGTTTCTGCCGGTGTTTCTGCTGGTGATCTTCAGCATCATCGAACTTGGCGCGGCCTGGTATCAAAAGCAGATGCTGGTCAACGCCAGCCGCGAGGGCGCGCGCCTGGGCGCGCTGTTTTCCACCAGCGGCGGCCTGACGGCCCAAGAGGTGCAAGAGCGCGTCAATCAATATCTCAGCGACAGTGGTTTCCCCAGCCAGGCCGTGGTCCAGGCCGTGGGCGTGGACGGCGCGTCCGGCGATCCGGTCACGGTCAATGTCTCGGCCGACTATGAGTTTCCCGTATTGAGCGCTTTTATCGGCGCCGTGCCAGGCACGATCAGCCTTTCGGCGACAACGGTGATGCGTCACGAATAG
- a CDS encoding prepilin peptidase yields the protein MNSWRTMERQGAAAMVARELEGAYWGLLPAFLCWPLLAMQTSLGPAPATMTLMASLMAGHDVVDRRIPNALTALTAVVGLALSGLLGGWAGLGWSALGGLLVLGLTTVFFLMGALGGGDVKALAALATFVGPASAAWLLLLTALAGGALALGLLIAGRRWPASFAPTMPYGLAIWCGVVLLWAVRP from the coding sequence ATGAATTCCTGGCGGACAATGGAGAGGCAAGGGGCGGCCGCCATGGTGGCCAGGGAGCTGGAAGGAGCCTATTGGGGTCTCCTTCCAGCATTTTTATGCTGGCCGTTGTTGGCCATGCAGACCTCCCTGGGCCCCGCGCCGGCGACGATGACGCTGATGGCCAGCCTGATGGCCGGTCATGACGTGGTCGATCGCCGCATCCCCAACGCCCTGACGGCGTTGACGGCGGTGGTGGGCCTGGCCTTGTCGGGGTTGCTGGGCGGCTGGGCCGGGCTGGGCTGGTCGGCGCTGGGCGGGCTGCTGGTCCTGGGCCTGACGACGGTGTTTTTTCTGATGGGCGCGCTGGGCGGCGGCGACGTCAAGGCCTTGGCCGCGCTGGCCACGTTTGTCGGGCCGGCCTCGGCGGCGTGGCTTTTGCTGCTGACGGCCTTGGCCGGCGGGGCCCTGGCCCTGGGCCTGCTGATCGCCGGGCGGCGCTGGCCGGCCAGCTTCGCGCCGACAATGCCCTATGGCCTGGCCATCTGGTGCGGGGTGGTGTTGCTGTGGGCGGTGCGGCCATGA
- a CDS encoding Flp family type IVb pilin yields the protein MKLFQNIKRLFKDEQGISAVEYALLLALIGGGIATAAFLLGDQVETNITTATGNLSQ from the coding sequence ATGAAGCTTTTCCAGAATATCAAGCGGCTGTTCAAGGACGAGCAAGGCATCAGCGCGGTGGAGTACGCCCTGTTGCTGGCGCTCATCGGCGGCGGCATCGCCACGGCGGCCTTCCTGCTGGGCGATCAGGTCGAGACCAACATCACCACCGCCACCGGCAACCTGAGTCAATAA
- a CDS encoding sigma-54-dependent transcriptional regulator: MGPKNCILVVEDDRQSRIMVRQALALDGHEVIEAADGDSAMALLRRQGFQLVLTDLRLPGAGGLEILGYITENMPGTPVIVMSGFGSIDLAVEAMRRGAYDFQEKPLNTDHLRMTVDRALHKAALSHAYDYLRREQPYIYKFDQIVAESAVMKDLLRQAAKLAGSDITVLLTGETGTGKSLIAGGIHANSPRAEHTLVTVNCAALPETLLESELFGHEKGAFTGADKARVGRIQQAHGGTLFLDEVGDMSPVIQAKLLRALEDKIIQPLGSSRSIKVDVRVISATNVDLVQAVADGRFREDLFYRLGVTTLEAPPLRQRREDILPLAERFIHQICGDSKRPHKELDQGAADALLAHNWPGNVRELRNALERAVLLSEGPKLTRRDLNLGSHGNRLGDSPGASRGFDLEKLERETIVAALRAAGWVQARAAELLGISPRALNYKLQKLAISHPELDARRRR, from the coding sequence GTGGGCCCTAAGAATTGCATCCTGGTGGTGGAGGACGACCGGCAATCGCGCATCATGGTGCGCCAGGCCCTGGCCCTGGACGGCCACGAGGTGATCGAGGCGGCCGACGGCGATAGCGCCATGGCTTTGTTGCGGCGGCAGGGCTTTCAACTGGTGCTGACCGATCTGCGCCTGCCCGGGGCCGGCGGCCTGGAGATTCTGGGCTATATCACCGAAAACATGCCCGGCACGCCGGTGATCGTCATGAGCGGCTTTGGCAGCATCGATCTGGCCGTGGAGGCCATGCGTCGCGGCGCTTACGATTTTCAGGAAAAGCCCCTCAACACCGACCACCTGCGCATGACCGTCGACCGGGCCCTGCACAAGGCGGCCCTGTCCCACGCCTACGACTATCTGCGCCGTGAACAGCCCTACATCTACAAATTCGACCAGATCGTGGCCGAAAGCGCGGTAATGAAAGACCTGCTGCGCCAGGCGGCCAAGCTGGCCGGCTCGGACATCACCGTGCTTTTGACCGGCGAGACCGGCACCGGCAAGAGCCTCATCGCCGGCGGCATCCACGCCAACAGCCCCCGGGCCGAGCACACCCTCGTCACCGTCAACTGCGCGGCCCTGCCCGAGACGCTTTTGGAAAGCGAACTGTTCGGCCACGAAAAGGGCGCTTTCACCGGGGCCGACAAGGCCCGCGTCGGGCGCATCCAGCAGGCCCACGGCGGCACGCTGTTTCTGGACGAAGTAGGCGACATGTCGCCGGTGATCCAGGCCAAGCTGCTGCGCGCCCTGGAGGACAAGATCATCCAGCCCCTGGGCAGCTCCCGCTCGATCAAGGTCGACGTGCGGGTGATCTCGGCCACCAACGTCGACTTGGTCCAGGCCGTGGCCGACGGCCGCTTCCGCGAGGACTTGTTTTATCGCCTGGGCGTGACGACCTTGGAAGCGCCGCCCCTGCGCCAGCGTCGCGAGGACATTCTGCCCCTGGCCGAGCGCTTCATCCACCAGATCTGTGGCGATTCCAAGCGCCCGCACAAAGAGCTGGACCAAGGCGCGGCCGACGCCCTGCTGGCCCACAACTGGCCCGGCAACGTGCGCGAACTGCGCAACGCCCTGGAGCGGGCCGTGTTGCTTTCCGAAGGGCCCAAGCTGACGCGCCGCGATCTAAACCTGGGCTCGCACGGCAACCGCCTGGGCGATTCGCCCGGCGCGTCGCGCGGCTTCGACCTGGAAAAGCTCGAACGCGAAACCATCGTCGCCGCCCTGCGGGCCGCCGGCTGGGTCCAGGCCCGGGCGGCCGAGCTGCTGGGCATCTCGCCCCGCGCGCTCAATTACAAGCTGCAAAAGCTGGCCATCAGCCATCCCGAGTTGGACGCCCGTCGTCGCCGCTGA
- a CDS encoding CHASE4 domain-containing protein, whose product MGNGLSLRLKIILILVAVFAVYAAIDVAVLRLAILPEFEALELREAIDDMERVESVLRREESQLAAFCMDWSFWDDSYAFVADRNSQFIASNITDSTFLDNKLNLIYYLAADGAVAYGAAHLLPSMRPARIDDIGPEGPRGPLRAIFRQRLEQGFSGLWLSGHGPIMLTFQPILTSKKQGPVRGMVVMGRFLNKDMLAALAEQTKVRARFWPLDGVTEKDKLIAGDLAVLRRDGGKLTRRLADGSIEVLSLLAGLDGRPVLLARTVNKRGIIEQGAAAVGYALASTLAAVVIMLALLLVLLNRTVVSPLARLTAHMVDLGQTDDLSKRLRLKRDDELGAMANEFDRLAQRLLEARQSLVEKSYVSGQADMTAGVLHNVGNALAPLLFGLNQSLDGLRAMPLGNMARAAGQLAEDGLEPARRGQLLEYLSLAQDDVRQCVAALEADLQTVLAGVGRLERILKEATDVRRAERPLEPVWLDHLTREAFSMVAPGLQSRFALRLGPGLERVGAIRAHRMPLLQIMGNLLTNAAEAIARGGATGTVTVDADREEHERGPLVHLRVSDDGAGIAADQLDLIFQRGFSGKGAGGSGLGLHWSANAAMSLGGRLYAHSEGPGQGATFHLLLPAGESS is encoded by the coding sequence GTGGGCAACGGCTTGTCGCTGCGCCTGAAGATCATTTTGATTCTGGTGGCGGTGTTCGCGGTCTACGCGGCCATTGACGTGGCGGTTTTGCGTCTGGCCATTCTGCCCGAGTTCGAGGCGCTGGAACTGCGCGAGGCCATCGACGACATGGAGCGCGTGGAGTCGGTGCTGAGGCGCGAGGAAAGCCAGTTGGCGGCCTTTTGCATGGACTGGTCTTTCTGGGACGACTCCTACGCCTTCGTCGCCGACCGCAACAGCCAGTTCATCGCATCCAACATCACCGACTCCACTTTCCTGGACAACAAGCTCAACCTGATATACTACTTGGCCGCCGACGGCGCGGTGGCTTATGGCGCGGCCCATCTGCTGCCGAGCATGCGACCGGCGCGGATCGACGACATCGGCCCGGAAGGCCCGCGCGGCCCTTTGCGCGCCATTTTCCGCCAGCGCCTGGAACAGGGCTTCAGCGGCCTGTGGCTGAGCGGCCACGGCCCGATCATGCTCACTTTTCAGCCCATCCTGACCAGCAAAAAACAAGGCCCCGTGCGGGGCATGGTGGTCATGGGCCGTTTTTTGAACAAAGACATGCTGGCCGCCCTGGCCGAGCAGACCAAGGTGCGCGCGCGCTTCTGGCCCCTGGACGGCGTGACGGAAAAAGACAAGCTGATAGCCGGCGATTTGGCCGTGCTGCGCCGCGACGGCGGCAAACTGACCCGCCGTCTGGCCGACGGCTCCATAGAGGTGCTTTCGCTGCTGGCTGGCTTGGACGGGCGGCCGGTCTTGCTGGCCCGCACGGTCAACAAACGGGGCATCATCGAGCAGGGCGCGGCGGCGGTGGGTTACGCCCTGGCATCGACGCTGGCCGCCGTGGTGATCATGCTGGCGCTGCTGCTGGTGTTGCTCAACCGCACGGTGGTCTCGCCCCTGGCCCGCCTGACGGCCCACATGGTCGATCTGGGCCAGACCGACGATCTGAGCAAGCGCTTGCGCCTCAAGCGCGACGACGAATTGGGGGCCATGGCCAACGAGTTCGACCGCTTGGCCCAGCGTTTGCTGGAAGCGCGCCAGAGCCTGGTCGAGAAGTCATATGTCTCCGGCCAGGCCGACATGACCGCCGGCGTGTTGCACAACGTGGGCAACGCCCTGGCCCCGTTGCTCTTTGGCCTGAACCAGAGCCTGGACGGCTTGCGGGCCATGCCTTTGGGCAACATGGCCAGGGCGGCGGGTCAATTGGCCGAAGATGGCCTGGAGCCGGCGCGGCGCGGCCAGTTGCTGGAATATCTGAGCTTGGCCCAAGACGATGTGCGACAATGCGTGGCGGCGCTGGAGGCCGATTTGCAGACGGTCTTGGCCGGGGTGGGGCGCTTGGAGCGCATATTGAAGGAAGCCACGGACGTGCGCCGCGCCGAGAGGCCTTTGGAGCCGGTCTGGCTCGATCATCTGACCCGCGAGGCCTTTTCCATGGTCGCGCCGGGTCTGCAAAGCCGGTTCGCCTTGCGGCTTGGCCCCGGGCTGGAGCGGGTTGGGGCCATCCGCGCCCATCGCATGCCACTGTTGCAGATCATGGGCAATCTGCTGACCAACGCGGCCGAGGCCATCGCGCGTGGCGGCGCGACCGGTACGGTGACGGTGGACGCGGACAGGGAAGAGCACGAGCGCGGCCCGTTGGTCCACCTGCGCGTCAGCGACGACGGCGCGGGCATCGCCGCCGATCAACTGGATTTGATTTTTCAACGCGGCTTCAGCGGCAAGGGCGCGGGGGGCTCGGGCCTGGGCCTGCATTGGAGCGCCAACGCCGCGATGTCCCTGGGCGGTCGGCTTTACGCCCACAGCGAGGGCCCTGGCCAGGGCGCGACTTTTCATCTGTTGTTGCCGGCGGGAGAAAGCTCATGA